A region of the Dreissena polymorpha isolate Duluth1 chromosome 6, UMN_Dpol_1.0, whole genome shotgun sequence genome:
AGTAAATAGatcaaatttattaaacaagtagAGTAGGAAAATAATTAGAATTAAATAATGCGGATACTACCTTATTTAAATACTCCACCATGAAATGTGTAACATTGAATATATAAACAGTTTGCCAAACCGTATAACTTACCGATAGTCGAACGTTCGTTCTTATTGGAAATGCATCTCTCGGTGTATAGAGTCTCACATTTTTGTCAGACGTGGAAGCGACGGTAAGACCAGCTTTATCAATTATCACCTTCTGACTCTTTTGTCTTGATACAACAAATAACTTCATTGTATCAAAGTTGTTTGCTTCAACTCCAATAAGATTTGTGGAGTCATAATCCTTCAATAGGCACACAAATAAGTTaaaaattttaattaaacaaatatccTTTACCTAGAAAATGCATTCGaacctattttattttaaatctggATGTTTCGTTTAGATGCATGTAATGGCTTTAGGAATTTACTTATTTGACTTAACCTTATTTTGTTGctgtttcaatttaattattgttagtataccattttcaaactgaggTATAATAAAATTCCATGATCATTGTAATATACCTCATTATTCTCTATCTGTTGTGTTGGTCTCACAAATTCAGATGTGTACCAATCAGATCCATTAATGGTATATTTAATGACGAGTTCCTCTGATGTGCTAGAGATTGGATAATGTGGCAAATAAACTCTCGAAGGACACTGTAATACATACACGAATCAGAAGCTATGAACACGCAATGTGTTGACTTGTTTGTCCACATTTTGTAGTATTAAGGTACAGTTCTAAATTAAGCATACCATAAACACATGTTGATATCTAAATCTGTATGTGCATGTCAATTTAGTTCGTTgaattattgataaatgtacgTCAAATGCATAGCAATATTTTTGATCTTGTAAAAAGCAGTTAGCAACTTACAGTCACTGTTAACAACACATTTTATGCGAAGCTATATACTTAAAGAGCTATGTACTTTTACGCTACAAATGTTTACTTTCATGTCGAACTCATAATGAAGCATACGCTTTTCTGAATTTATGTTTAAAGCGCTAACCAAGCTGAAGCATGATTTTGTACAGGCACAGGCactacaaaacaatgtattaattaaatgtaaacgaTCTTGTTTTTTAAACCAAGGATTTGTATGTGCATTACACAAcatgattaaataaatatcaactaTATAATGACAAACGCATACATAAATTACCTCAGTCGATATTGAATGCGAAGTAGTGTGAACGTTTATTATTGAACTTGCAGGCCTTTCATCTTCCTCAAGTATTTCTATTATGTCATCGAGCTCGTCTGACGCTGTACATTGTATACTATCTTGTGCAATACTGTCTGAAGGGGACGCTATCATACAACATAGACCATCGTGAAACGGTCTTTTTCCGGAAACTTCACCACACGAACGCTCGTATCTAAATTTCATATATATTCACGCTTAATGCAACAATAAGTCTACATTTTATAAGAAGTTTTATCCTTGTGTTTTCAATGAGATTTGCAACTTACATAAATGGTTTCCAGTTGTTTGGGTCTAAACGCCTTGCTCTGTCGTCCTCCTCTTTTCTTCTCCTTTCTCGTTCCTCCTCTTCCCTTAGTCTACGTTGTCTGTCCTCTTCAAGTTTCTTTTTTCTCTGTTCCTCTAAAAGAAGACGTTCTTCCTCAGCTttctaataaaaacatataaaaaagacaaatttTATCGAAATGTTAATGCTACGAATGATTAagtctttataataataataatattagcaTGCAATAGGAAAcgattatttacatttatttgagaTGAACCTTAATAAcgtatatttaactgttttaccCGTTTCCGTTCCAGCTCTACTTCTTGTCTTTTTCTTTCTTCTTCTAGGCGCAATCGTTCTTCCTCGTCTTTCTTTCTGGCTTCCTCGTCCAAGCGCTTCTGTTCCTCTAGTTGTTTGAGTCTTTCTTCTTCTTTACGTCTTCGTTCTTCTTCTTCACGCTTCATTCTTTCCTCTTCTTCTTTTCGTATTCGTATTTCTGCTTCACGTTTCTTTCTTTCCTCTTCAGCAATGCGTCTTTGTTCTTCTTCTTCACGTTTCTTTTTTACCTCTTCTTCTTTTCGTCTTCGTTCTTCTTCTTCGCGTTTCTTTTTTGCCTCTTTTTCTTTTCGTTGCTGCTCTTCCTCTTTTCTTCGCCGTTCTTCTTCTGcacgtttttttctttcttcttcTTCCCTTCTTCTTCTCTCCTCTTCCTGTGAGAAAAAGTATGCATACATTTGAATTGGAAATAAAAGAGATAtcaatgttaaaataaaactattgctACTTAAGAAACACATTACTCGTATTTAGCAAACAATTcgtctttttttattttacctgTCGCTTGTGTTCTTCCTCTTCATAATAACCCCTTTCCTTCGCATTTTTCCAACTATCGAGACACCCTGTAACAATTTTTGATTAATACGTTTGTACTTAATTCATTTTGCTTTTCTAGTATTAAACGTTTAAATGATCATATCATACATAACAATCACAAGTATCGAATAGGACTAACGCAATTATTCATCGAGTTTGTCAACGgttgaaattatttatataaagttttaTTAAAACCAATTACAATATTTTCCAAAAACCATTTAAAGTATCAAAATCAATGAGGGTCTCAATTTGACATCATACCAACTGATGATGTCTGTAATATATAATCCACAATCTTAGTAGGTACCAAGTGTTATTCGATTGCATTCTTCACGTTTTTCACACAAAccaaattatttaacataaatgtcataatttgagatcataaatataatatgcgAGCGGTTCTTTGAAAAAGTATGTCGGGTGCTCGACATGAGGCATTTAAGCTCATCAAGTTTCGATGCACCGATCTTTATGACAAACCTTTTAAGTCGTCAATGTCGTTTTTTGTAAGAATTCCGACGTTCTTTATTGTGCCCATTGTAACTTCGGTCTGAGCTATAAATTCGTTTAGACGTTGACGATCATTGTCCATGCTTCGAGCAACTTCTTGCAAAGCACGAACTTTTTTCAGTTTCTCCTCGTTCTGATCGCGTTCTGATTGTTCAACATTGCGTTTTGGCGCGTTTATAGCGTTCACCGGAAAAGCAGGACCTGTTTGCAACTGCGCCTGCCCAGTAGCTCTATTGAGCCCTGTTTTTACTGATTTTCTGAGATCATCAGGAATTTTAAATGAAGGGTGTTGTACTACAAAAGGTGTAATGAAAAAACAGATGTTATTTAAGTAAAAGATTCTTCCATTCTTCCATTCAGTGAAAGACATCGTATTGTTTCATAACAATTACTATTGCAAAACgaacaaatgagttttaacaTGACATGTTATATTTACGTACATTTAATCGCTTCAATGGTATCTGCAATTGCTTTCTGAATCATCTGAGTCGGTATATTTATGGTACTCTTGAGTTCGTTCATCTTTTGGGAGATTGATTCTGCGTACTGATGTACGTTAACAAGGACATTTGCTGCTTCATTTAAGATCTAAAACAGTTTCTAAGTTCCATAAGTGAAAGAAGTATATCAAATCAATAACAACGGCAACAATATCAACAACGCTATATTTGTAAATGAAGTAATTCACAATGTGTAAGTTCAATACTGATAACAACAAAACTGTTTgacattaaattattattgtcAAATAATAATCCATTGACGTTAAGTTCTTGAtatgaattaaatttaaacaaaatacagatTTGACATACGctatttttgtttaatgtaaatgGAAATCCATTACAATCGCAaggaacaaaacaaaaatcaacaccAAACAAAAACACAAGTAAGTACATTTAACAAAACAGCGGTTCAGATTCTGAAtcgaatagtgttattttcattCACAAAATGCCCGATGTCAACCGAGAATTCAAGAGCATTTCAGAATCCATAAGGACGCTTTCTCCATGTATAATATACCAATGCATTATCATGGCgatcattgttatatttaaaaacaaaagataagatattttttgttgaaaaacgtTTACTTTCCTGCTTTTGTTGCTTGATATATGATTCCATCTGATTGCGTTCGTCAGGTGGCGATGGAAGGTTTCTTATTTTCCCGATTTCATGCTGTAATTCCTGAAGAGCTGCAATATCCGCCATTGTGCTGGTCACAAGACCTGTAAATAATTACTATCATTACCACAGCTATCGATATTCAatgtcatttatttaatatacGCGTGTTATCAAAGTATATCGCACACATTATGTCAACTCTATGTCA
Encoded here:
- the LOC127836262 gene encoding uncharacterized protein LOC127836262 isoform X1 translates to MNELKSTINIPTQMIQKAIADTIEAIKLQHPSFKIPDDLRKSVKTGLNRATGQAQLQTGPAFPVNAINAPKRNVEQSERDQNEEKLKKVRALQEVARSMDNDRQRLNEFIAQTEVTMGTIKNVGILTKNDIDDLKGCLDSWKNAKERGYYEEEEHKRQEEERRRREEEERKKRAEEERRRKEEEQQRKEKEAKKKREEEERRRKEEEVKKKREEEEQRRIAEEERKKREAEIRIRKEEEERMKREEEERRRKEEERLKQLEEQKRLDEEARKKDEEERLRLEEERKRQEVELERKRKAEEERLLLEEQRKKKLEEDRQRRLREEEERERRRKEEDDRARRLDPNNWKPFIYERSCGEVSGKRPFHDGLCCMIASPSDSIAQDSIQCTASDELDDIIEILEEDERPASSIINVHTTSHSISTECPSRVYLPHYPISSTSEELVIKYTINGSDWYTSEFVRPTQQIENNEDYDSTNLIGVEANNFDTMKLFVVSRQKSQKVIIDKAGLTVASTSDKNVRLYTPRDAFPIRTNVRLSVVNKSMDPDDSIVGSDLLSEVISVGPMITIICDKAPVKDLEVDIARPATGSGVRQRSTRHHLIMSRGRVWAPAEREYKDASNMVVSVKLPANRERYTIVEIELPSTCPKENALKLAQSYHTQIISTPVHVLLKQHEANPQNAKIEVVQPQELKRKLDRLSDDGFTLGPDPSRLLHLKEGQRVYLSSRGNIELSNADNTAIRYTFYKYMNEINDEVKLRVKDIYLQRELPEYKGLLQLTIDNGNVFPNETIDFTINLPKIETPRGPREVHKIRFPYYLTCLSGYLSKCICEKQPENWQDIVSCFIDKTQLKSLIRVARRRVPEVDQIILCKNVLHDWIKQTTKQEDKVQIILEELHYHHHTGIYENCKNYVRYQRETMTDNALADIASYVTMSPDQLSSVLNIETGVLQKIQSEYESSDQIVQILMEWRESDDAINLGNDALEKLQTLCLK
- the LOC127836262 gene encoding uncharacterized protein LOC127836262 isoform X2, with protein sequence MNELKSTINIPTQMIQKAIADTIEAIKLQHPSFKIPDDLRKSVKTGLNRATGQAQLQTGPAFPVNAINAPKRNVEQSERDQNEEKLKKVRALQEVARSMDNDRQRLNEFIAQTEVTMGTIKNVGILTKNDIDDLKGCLDSWKNAKERGYYEEEEHKRQEEERRRREEEERKKRAEEERRRKEEEQQRKEKEAKKKREEEERRRKEEEVKKKREEEEQRRIAEEERKKREAEIRIRKEEEERMKREEEERRRKEEERLKQLEEQKRLDEEARKKDEEERLRLEEERKRQEVELERKRKAEEERLLLEEQRKKKLEEDRQRRLREEEERERRRKEEDDRARRLDPNNWKPFIYERSCGEVSGKRPFHDGLCCMIASPSDSIAQDSIQCTASDELDDIIEILEEDERPASSIINVHTTSHSISTECPSRVYLPHYPISSTSEELVIKYTINGSDWYTSEFVRPTQQIENNEDYDSTNLIGVEANNFDTMKLFVVSRQKSQKVIIDKAGLTVASTSDKNVRLYTPRDAFPIRTNVRLSVVNKSMDPDDSIVGSDLLSEVISVGPMITIICDKAPVKDLEVDIARPATGSGVRQRSTRHHLIMSRGRVWAPAEREYKDASNMVVSVKLPANRERYTIVEIELPSTCPKENALKLAQSYHTQIISTPVHVLLKQHEANPQNAKIEVVQPQELKRKLDRLSDDGFTLGPDPSRLLHLKEGQRVYLSSRGNIELSNADNTAIRYTFYKYMNEINDEVKLRVKDIYLQRELPEYKGLLQLTIDNGNVFPNETIDFTINLPKIETPRGPREVHKIRFPYYLTCLSGYLSKCICEKQPENWQDIVSCFIDKTQLKSLIRVARRRVPEVDQIILCKNVLHDWIKQTTKQEDKRL